The proteins below are encoded in one region of Neofelis nebulosa isolate mNeoNeb1 chromosome 17, mNeoNeb1.pri, whole genome shotgun sequence:
- the C17H19orf33 gene encoding immortalization up-regulated protein, with protein sequence MLLPTPLPLPSWHYKGPPGAPHIPSLTMEFDLAAALDSTSKKPQGTAQVGDHKHSTPKVQGPSEAGAADTPKHGHGHRSSSDSSSSSSSGDSDVEAKPHAAASDKHKSTAGKVKKPKVKKQKKKEKAKKEAPH encoded by the exons atgctcctccccacacccctccctctgccctcctggcaCTACAAAGGCCCTCCTGGCGCTCCCCACATACCTTCTCTCACCATGGAGTTCGACCTGGCTGCAG CCCTGGACTCCACCTCCAAGAAGCCACAGGGGACAGCCCAGGTGGGAGACCACAAACACAGCACCCCCAAAGTTCAGGGCCCGTCAGAGGCCGGGGCGGCAGATACACCGAAG CATGGCCACGGTCACCGCAGCTCCTCAgactccagcagcagcagcagctccgGCGACTCGGACGTGGAAGCAAAG CCTCACGCTGCCGCGTCGGACAAGCACAAAAGCACAGCCGGCAAGGTCAAGAAGCCCAAGGTgaaaaagcagaagaagaaagaaaaggcgaAGAAAGAGGCTCCTCACTGA